Proteins encoded in a region of the Methanomassiliicoccus sp. genome:
- a CDS encoding metalloregulator ArsR/SmtB family transcription factor — MGKVEVITKKVSKSECCDDVRNLPEEMESAIAAIGGMDRLRTKVPDRDGLVVDAAMFQALSDPIRLQILHTLAVTDLCPCILKEITGLSDSKLSYHLNILEGSGLISSSHKQRWRIYGITELGRSRLMSHGRPEAVGKASSPC, encoded by the coding sequence ATGGGGAAGGTAGAAGTGATAACGAAGAAAGTTTCCAAGAGCGAATGCTGCGACGACGTGAGAAACCTGCCGGAGGAGATGGAGTCAGCCATCGCGGCCATCGGAGGCATGGATCGTCTGAGGACGAAGGTTCCCGACCGCGACGGCCTGGTCGTGGACGCGGCGATGTTCCAGGCCCTGTCGGATCCCATCCGCCTCCAGATCCTCCACACACTGGCTGTAACGGACCTATGTCCATGCATTCTGAAGGAGATCACCGGACTGTCGGACTCCAAGCTCTCCTATCACCTCAATATCCTGGAGGGCAGCGGCCTCATCTCTTCGTCCCACAAGCAGCGGTGGCGCATCTACGGGATAACGGAGCTGGGCCGCTCCCGCTTGATGAGCCACGGTCGCCCTGAGGCCGTAGGGAAGGCGAGTTCCCCGTGCTAG
- a CDS encoding thioredoxin family protein, whose amino-acid sequence MVVKIEVLGTGCSKCRRLEKNVKEAVDGTDIEVVKVTDINEISSRGAMMTPGLAIDGEIVALGRVPSVEEIKEMVEERQP is encoded by the coding sequence ATGGTGGTTAAAATCGAAGTACTAGGGACGGGTTGCTCCAAATGCAGACGGCTGGAAAAGAATGTCAAGGAGGCCGTGGACGGAACCGACATCGAGGTCGTAAAGGTCACCGATATCAACGAAATATCATCGCGCGGTGCCATGATGACTCCTGGACTAGCGATCGACGGCGAGATCGTCGCCCTTGGTCGAGTGCCAAGTGTTGAAGAGATCAAGGAGATGGTTGAAGAGAGGCAGCCTTAA
- a CDS encoding permease: protein MSGLNSLLDYMSQHVLTCLIPAFFIAGAIAAFVKKDAILRYFGPQTRKYISYPVAAVSGTVLAVCSCTILPLFAGIYKKGSGLGPAATFLFAGPAINVLAIVYTAQVLGYDLGLARAIAAIGLSVIIGFLMSVIFRKDEEKRASERDGAKADVKVSKEERPKWVVPSFFILLIAILLIGSSKLDWIPKLAIVYILTVAVAIILIYFFQRDEVTDWGMETWDLTKKIFPILIVGTFAVGVIAYFVPPESFRPYLGGNSLGSTFLASIIGALLYMPTLLEVPIIGTTFGYSTGVMGGGPALALLLTGPSLSLPSMIVLYRIMGARKTVAYILLVVFLSTMTGFIYGSIFG from the coding sequence ATGAGCGGGCTCAATAGCCTGCTGGACTACATGTCTCAGCATGTTCTGACCTGCCTCATCCCCGCTTTCTTCATTGCCGGCGCCATCGCCGCCTTCGTCAAGAAGGACGCGATCCTTCGCTACTTCGGACCTCAAACGAGGAAATACATTTCGTATCCGGTGGCGGCGGTCTCCGGCACCGTCCTGGCTGTTTGCAGTTGTACCATCCTTCCGCTTTTCGCTGGGATATACAAGAAGGGCAGTGGTCTGGGCCCGGCAGCAACCTTCCTCTTCGCCGGCCCAGCCATCAATGTCCTAGCGATAGTCTATACCGCTCAGGTTTTGGGCTACGATCTCGGGCTGGCAAGGGCCATTGCAGCCATCGGCCTTTCTGTGATCATTGGTTTCCTCATGTCGGTCATCTTTCGCAAGGATGAGGAGAAGCGGGCGTCTGAAAGAGATGGAGCGAAGGCCGATGTAAAGGTGAGTAAAGAGGAGAGGCCGAAGTGGGTCGTCCCGTCGTTCTTCATACTCCTTATAGCCATCCTGCTCATCGGCTCGTCCAAGCTGGACTGGATACCCAAGCTAGCCATCGTCTACATCCTCACCGTGGCGGTGGCCATTATCCTGATCTACTTTTTCCAGAGGGATGAGGTTACCGACTGGGGGATGGAGACTTGGGATTTGACCAAGAAAATATTTCCCATCTTGATTGTGGGGACATTCGCGGTCGGAGTCATTGCGTACTTCGTGCCGCCCGAATCTTTCCGTCCCTACTTAGGCGGAAATTCGCTGGGTTCTACGTTCCTCGCGTCGATCATCGGCGCCCTGCTGTACATGCCAACGCTGTTAGAGGTGCCGATCATCGGTACGACCTTTGGTTACTCGACCGGAGTCATGGGGGGCGGGCCGGCACTGGCGCTGTTGTTGACCGGACCTTCGCTGAGCCTTCCGTCGATGATCGTGCTGTACCGCATAATGGGGGCACGGAAGACCGTAGCATACATCCTGCTAGTGGTCTTCCTTTCAACAATGACAGGATTCATCTACGGATCCATTTTCGGGTGA
- a CDS encoding FmdE family protein, which yields MTDNGVKIPEWVWEFHGHTCPFMPIGYRMGVLAMNELGIERVRDHGAFAFSEMGVGHPQTCMMDGTMAATGCTYGKLMMERLDYGKVATILFVPGKGAVRISLRSEFQDELGKFEFFVYRKKGIEPSDIPADVTKKVVAKVLEASDEELFKVERLPEFAFSRPKGSFAKVKCSKCGEYVFERYARTKDGQPVCIPCSGYDQTWVNVLKGVQ from the coding sequence ATGACTGATAACGGGGTCAAGATCCCTGAATGGGTCTGGGAGTTCCATGGGCACACCTGCCCATTCATGCCGATAGGCTATAGGATGGGCGTGCTGGCAATGAATGAGCTAGGAATCGAGAGGGTCAGGGACCACGGTGCGTTCGCCTTCTCGGAGATGGGCGTCGGGCATCCACAGACATGCATGATGGACGGCACGATGGCCGCCACCGGGTGTACCTACGGAAAGCTGATGATGGAACGGCTCGATTATGGAAAGGTTGCCACCATCTTGTTCGTTCCGGGCAAGGGAGCGGTACGAATTTCCCTCCGTTCCGAGTTCCAGGATGAGTTGGGCAAGTTCGAATTCTTCGTCTACCGGAAGAAAGGGATCGAACCCTCGGACATTCCTGCCGATGTGACGAAAAAGGTCGTTGCAAAGGTCTTGGAGGCGTCCGATGAGGAATTGTTTAAGGTCGAGCGCCTACCCGAGTTCGCCTTCAGCAGACCGAAGGGCTCGTTCGCCAAGGTCAAGTGCAGCAAGTGCGGCGAATATGTGTTCGAGCGGTACGCGAGAACGAAAGACGGTCAGCCCGTGTGCATCCCCTGTTCCGGATACGACCAAACCTGGGTGAACGTGCTGAAGGGCGTGCAGTAG
- a CDS encoding sulfite exporter TauE/SafE family protein, translating into MDGVFWIAVISVLLVSIIFSMFGQGGGSLYTPILFLLGYTALISVSTSLVLNLVTAASASVVYYRSKLIDLKIAAAFIPGICLGALVGGVLGNFVDPTLLMWLFVLFLVGAGARMIYTIWEKKTDAETCPAGFSGAMYAMIILFSFAVGILSGLLGVGGGIVIVPFLLFICRYPMKNSAGTVSFIVIFSSLFGVIGHSAFGTLDAALIIVGSVAVFIGASIGARLTVKLKSAWVKVGFGLIMWVFAIQLILKLLA; encoded by the coding sequence ATGGATGGGGTGTTCTGGATTGCGGTCATCTCAGTCCTGCTCGTTTCCATCATTTTCTCGATGTTCGGGCAGGGTGGCGGCTCCCTGTACACCCCGATCCTCTTTCTGCTCGGCTACACGGCCCTGATCTCGGTGTCCACATCGCTGGTATTGAACCTGGTCACCGCCGCCTCGGCGTCTGTTGTCTACTACCGCAGCAAGCTGATCGACCTGAAGATAGCGGCGGCATTCATCCCTGGGATCTGCCTCGGCGCCCTGGTAGGTGGTGTGCTGGGCAACTTCGTCGATCCGACGCTGTTGATGTGGTTATTCGTACTATTCCTGGTCGGTGCAGGGGCCAGGATGATTTATACGATATGGGAGAAGAAGACCGATGCGGAGACCTGCCCCGCCGGTTTCTCCGGGGCGATGTATGCGATGATCATCCTCTTCAGCTTCGCCGTCGGCATTTTGTCTGGGCTGTTAGGCGTCGGTGGTGGCATCGTCATCGTGCCGTTCCTTCTGTTCATTTGCCGGTATCCGATGAAGAACTCCGCGGGGACAGTGTCGTTCATCGTGATATTTTCCTCACTGTTCGGAGTCATCGGCCATTCGGCCTTCGGTACCCTGGATGCCGCCCTGATTATTGTTGGGAGCGTGGCGGTCTTCATCGGTGCATCGATAGGGGCACGCCTCACCGTGAAGCTGAAATCCGCCTGGGTCAAAGTCGGGTTCGGGCTGATAATGTGGGTGTTCGCCATCCAGCTCATCCTGAAGTTGCTAGCATGA